The Spirosoma radiotolerans genome has a window encoding:
- a CDS encoding glycosyltransferase — translation MIKPCLYITPNLAFTTDKIKNPYITDLAQAWEVIGADVIRSPYVKWLRTADLLLFLSKADILMLNWPEDLYHRPLGRVQVWALKRLIEIFKLKKGKIVWTMHNRVSHRADAREEQKEFIEWIVDKCDLIVVHAEEGLSLTKYPHKTIYYPHPFRATVHQGHSEKDFKYDALIWGNLSPYKGVDVFLEFLYSKGLQDSYKLLICGNCSDKEYADKLKQYQSSCITIQIGFVSDEELTICFNQSRTVLFTHSGESVLTSGTLAESLSHMKTVIAPNRGNFKDFSGLGLVYTYEDFEEVPLLLSSCKENPKTYLLSQDVIGSTINKYTWSSYVETLRNELLSKT, via the coding sequence ATGATAAAGCCTTGCCTATATATTACGCCTAACCTAGCCTTCACAACTGATAAAATAAAAAATCCATATATAACTGACTTAGCGCAAGCTTGGGAGGTAATAGGGGCGGATGTTATACGTAGCCCATATGTAAAATGGCTACGTACAGCTGATCTATTACTCTTTTTAAGTAAAGCTGATATTTTGATGCTGAACTGGCCTGAAGATTTATATCATAGACCTTTAGGGCGTGTACAAGTGTGGGCTCTTAAGAGATTAATAGAAATCTTTAAACTAAAGAAAGGGAAAATCGTGTGGACTATGCATAACCGAGTTTCTCATCGTGCAGATGCCCGTGAAGAACAAAAAGAGTTTATAGAATGGATTGTAGACAAGTGTGACTTAATTGTTGTCCATGCTGAAGAAGGCTTGAGTTTAACTAAATATCCCCACAAAACTATCTATTATCCCCATCCATTTCGAGCAACAGTTCATCAGGGCCATAGTGAAAAGGATTTTAAGTACGATGCTTTAATATGGGGCAATTTGTCTCCCTATAAGGGAGTAGATGTCTTCTTAGAGTTTTTGTACAGTAAAGGTTTACAGGATAGTTACAAATTATTAATATGTGGTAATTGCAGTGATAAGGAATATGCTGATAAACTTAAGCAGTATCAGTCGTCATGCATTACAATTCAGATTGGATTTGTGTCAGATGAAGAACTTACAATTTGCTTTAATCAGTCAAGGACAGTATTGTTTACGCACTCAGGTGAAAGCGTTCTGACTTCAGGTACCTTGGCTGAAAGTCTATCTCACATGAAAACTGTTATTGCACCGAATAGAGGTAATTTTAAAGACTTTTCCGGACTAGGTTTAGTTTATACCTATGAAGATTTTGAAGAGGTACCATTGTTATTGTCATCCTGCAAAGAAAACCCTAAAACGTATCTGTTGTCTCAAGACGTTATAGGTTCTACTATTAATAAATATACATGGTCATCTTATGTTGAAACATTACGCAATGAGCTGTTGAGTAAAACCTAG